A region from the Mercenaria mercenaria strain notata chromosome 7, MADL_Memer_1, whole genome shotgun sequence genome encodes:
- the LOC128558265 gene encoding uncharacterized protein LOC128558265: protein MSVEDESIVKQVKSTITRSEGHYQVSIPWNDKKPSLKNNYEMALHRLRNTEKKIEKDPVLKEAYKTTLQKYLNKGYITEVNLNETFNDSEWYIPHFPIVKLDRETTKVRIVFDAAAKTDGLSLNEAIYQGPKLQNELFDVLLRFRSQPIAIMCDIEEMTHV, encoded by the coding sequence ATGTCAGTCGAAGACGAATCCATTGTGAAACAAGTAAAGTCTACGATAACACGTAGTGAAGGACATTATCAAGTATCCATTCCATGGAATGACAAAAAGCCGTCTCTGAAAAATAACTATGAAATGGCATTACATAGATTAAGAAACACAGAAAAGAAAATAGAGAAAGATCCAGTTTTGAAAGAAGCGTATAAAACAACACTACAGAAATATCTAAATAAAGGTTATATAACTGAAGTTAACTTGAATGAAACTTTCAATGACAGTGAGTGGTATATACCACATTTTCCGATAGTTAAACTGGATCGAGAGACAACTAAAGTCCGTATTGTTTTCGATGCAGCAGCAAAAACAGATGGATTAAGTCTAAATGAGGCGATATATCAGGGACCAAAGTTGCAGAATGAATTATTTGATGTATTGTTGAGATTTAGAAGTCAGCCCATAGCAATTATGTGTGATATTGAAGAGATGACTCACGTGTAG